A stretch of Candidatus Sphingomonas phytovorans DNA encodes these proteins:
- a CDS encoding nucleotidyltransferase family protein, with protein sequence MTDRPRLRDFGDEPAPALRDLLRAIALDAPLTPGAIDLLAKAAARTADAGILRLLPALRGKRCTEELSNTIRTDMEIRYRRTAARFMLFQHVARQIGIAFEGERISPLFLKGFPLATTFYPSPACRPMSDLDIAVAPADYPNAEALLLKLGFVPRGEEAQGRAIPGINIHAMAFHQPDLRVSVDLHHHVFAASLWEGADGGLWAAAQPFEALGAGAALTLAPEHHVLHACIHGYGRSIHQLSVRWMLDADLILKRQGRDFRWALLEAEAARHRCGRLVAAALSYLADHLASPIPSATLDSLAALPMAGFDRAYFRQSAQLSHSSGRSLRLRLAWNACQRQAGRAFHTPLPFITVLARRWGAGSPSAFARAIIRRWREPTFLRERRARGTRQEQS encoded by the coding sequence GTGACCGATCGGCCGCGATTGCGCGACTTCGGTGACGAGCCAGCGCCGGCATTGCGCGATCTCCTACGCGCGATCGCGCTCGACGCCCCTTTGACGCCCGGCGCGATCGACCTGCTCGCCAAGGCGGCAGCCCGGACTGCCGATGCCGGAATCCTGCGCCTCTTGCCGGCGCTGCGGGGCAAGCGCTGCACGGAGGAGCTTTCCAACACCATCCGAACCGACATGGAAATCCGATATCGGCGGACAGCAGCACGCTTCATGCTGTTCCAGCACGTTGCGCGACAGATCGGCATTGCCTTCGAGGGCGAGCGAATCAGCCCGTTGTTCCTCAAAGGCTTTCCGCTGGCGACGACATTCTATCCATCTCCCGCATGCCGACCGATGAGTGACCTCGACATCGCGGTGGCACCGGCCGATTATCCCAACGCCGAAGCCCTGCTGCTGAAGCTCGGCTTCGTGCCACGTGGCGAGGAAGCACAAGGCAGGGCGATCCCGGGTATCAATATCCACGCGATGGCCTTCCACCAGCCCGATCTCCGCGTCAGCGTCGACCTGCATCACCATGTGTTTGCCGCGTCGCTGTGGGAAGGCGCAGACGGCGGCCTCTGGGCAGCGGCGCAGCCGTTCGAGGCACTGGGTGCCGGAGCAGCACTCACGCTGGCACCCGAACATCATGTGCTGCACGCCTGCATCCATGGTTACGGCCGCAGCATCCATCAGCTTTCAGTGCGCTGGATGCTCGACGCTGATCTCATCCTGAAGCGGCAGGGCCGGGATTTCCGCTGGGCGCTGCTCGAAGCCGAGGCCGCGCGGCACCGTTGCGGGCGGCTGGTCGCGGCGGCACTCAGCTATCTGGCCGATCATCTCGCCAGTCCGATACCATCCGCGACTCTCGACAGCCTCGCCGCACTGCCGATGGCCGGTTTCGACCGCGCCTATTTCCGGCAATCGGCACAGCTCTCGCATTCCTCAGGCCGATCGCTCCGGCTGCGGCTGGCCTGGAACGCTTGCCAGCGCCAGGCCGGCAGGGCATTTCACACGCCCCTGCCCTTCATCACCGTGCTGGCGCGCCGATGGGGTGCGGGTTCCCCGAGCGCCTTCGCCCGGGCAATCATCCGGCGCTGGCGTGAACCGACGTTCCTGCGAGAGCGGCGCGCCCGCGGGACACGACAGGAACAGTCGTGA
- a CDS encoding glycosyltransferase family A protein, translating into MTDRSPSARVSCIVPVHNGATFLAQALTSILHQRGAELDVIVVDDGSSDASGAIAAGFDGVRVHRQAQAGVAAARNAGVVLARGDFIAFLDADDLWLPGKIAAQLAALEADPAADYSLTLVRHIAMDGEKPGPLDDSPRLGRLMQCLLMRRAAFDRVGAFDTGTLTRADQDWFLRADALKLRPAIVEEVLALRRIHGSNHSLANANQVIDDFLTIAKRNLDRRRKEGALRPVHHWST; encoded by the coding sequence GTGACTGATCGCAGCCCGAGCGCGCGTGTTTCTTGCATCGTTCCGGTGCACAATGGCGCGACCTTCCTCGCGCAAGCATTAACCAGTATTCTGCACCAGCGCGGAGCTGAGCTCGACGTCATCGTCGTAGATGACGGATCGTCGGATGCGTCAGGCGCTATCGCTGCCGGCTTCGATGGGGTCCGCGTGCACCGGCAAGCGCAGGCGGGCGTCGCGGCTGCGCGCAATGCCGGCGTCGTGCTGGCGCGTGGGGATTTCATTGCCTTTCTCGATGCGGACGACCTATGGCTGCCCGGCAAGATCGCGGCCCAACTTGCGGCGCTCGAAGCTGACCCGGCAGCCGATTACAGCCTGACCCTCGTACGCCACATCGCCATGGACGGGGAAAAGCCGGGACCACTCGACGACAGCCCGAGGCTCGGGCGACTGATGCAATGTCTCCTCATGCGCCGTGCCGCTTTCGACCGCGTCGGCGCATTCGACACCGGCACGCTCACCCGCGCTGACCAGGACTGGTTCCTGCGCGCCGATGCGTTGAAGTTGAGACCGGCGATCGTTGAAGAGGTGCTGGCGTTACGGCGGATTCACGGATCCAACCACAGTCTGGCCAATGCAAACCAAGTCATCGACGATTTCCTGACCATCGCAAAGCGCAACCTCGACCGGCGACGCAAGGAAGGCGCGTTGCGCCCCGTGCATCACTGGTCGACATGA
- a CDS encoding PqqD family protein — translation MAGKVMDGELVAINLQNGLYYSSNEVGAFIWEAIADGDNLDTIVRNITASCDVLSEDVAHDVRTFIAHLIEIGLLEPTGEATPPRNPVGRAPGFVTYAPPSLLAFDDMEQAFALDPPLRA, via the coding sequence GTGGCCGGCAAGGTAATGGATGGAGAATTAGTCGCCATCAACCTGCAGAACGGACTCTATTATTCTTCCAATGAAGTGGGGGCCTTCATCTGGGAAGCCATTGCAGATGGAGATAATCTTGATACGATCGTCAGAAATATTACCGCAAGCTGCGATGTATTGAGTGAAGATGTCGCCCACGACGTCCGTACCTTCATTGCGCATCTGATCGAAATCGGCCTGCTGGAGCCAACCGGCGAGGCCACTCCGCCACGAAATCCGGTCGGGCGTGCGCCCGGTTTCGTGACCTACGCACCGCCCAGCCTGCTCGCCTTCGACGACATGGAACAGGCCTTTGCCCTCGATCCGCCACTGCGGGCCTGA
- a CDS encoding GMC family oxidoreductase — translation MIRDGRDIPNGTVISSQVCIIGSGPAGITAAWHLQKAGLKVTLIEGSRDYRAAGDNFQASWPDKTLLYDGISDGLFTSNEPQFLIQPYSGQTNSAWERERIYGGTSAHWGGQSRPLDPIDFEARPGFPGWPISRADLDSYYAKAAAFCVLHADNFSAEYWADILGAEVPGLAGFDTEMYQFMGQNYLNFSTRTFDGITIGESAADVILNASLLDIDHSRGAVQSVRVASMNVRTTPQKATEFTIKADVFVLACGAVANARQLLLSNAGNDHDQVGRYFMCHPLSANGVVRITRPYLTAGQTRLMEGDTLSGARPVRWQDQNGVTVTGRFSPSADQQRALGIGSCWFWAGGGQYYFEMAPNPDSRVTLADSLDKVFGQRQTHITWQLSQRDETTYTQSTQLFKTAVNGLNGDVYYPSWESVKGQLIVNGHHIGTTRMSADPTQGVVDANLKVHSLDNLYVAGSSVFPSTGISNPTFTIITLSIRLAEHLRSRVGK, via the coding sequence ATGATCAGAGACGGCAGGGACATCCCCAACGGCACCGTAATTTCGAGCCAGGTATGCATTATCGGATCGGGCCCGGCGGGAATTACCGCAGCGTGGCATCTGCAAAAAGCGGGACTGAAAGTCACCCTGATCGAGGGAAGCCGCGATTACCGCGCTGCCGGTGACAATTTCCAGGCGAGCTGGCCGGACAAGACCCTGCTCTATGACGGGATATCCGACGGCCTGTTCACCTCCAACGAGCCCCAGTTCCTGATCCAGCCCTATTCAGGGCAGACCAACAGCGCCTGGGAGCGCGAGCGCATCTATGGAGGCACCTCCGCGCATTGGGGCGGCCAGTCCCGGCCACTCGACCCGATCGATTTCGAGGCGCGCCCGGGCTTTCCCGGCTGGCCGATCAGCCGCGCTGACCTCGACTCCTATTATGCGAAGGCAGCCGCGTTCTGCGTGCTCCATGCCGATAATTTCAGCGCCGAATATTGGGCCGACATCCTCGGAGCGGAAGTTCCCGGCCTCGCCGGTTTCGACACCGAAATGTACCAGTTCATGGGTCAGAATTATCTGAATTTCTCAACCCGGACGTTCGACGGCATCACCATCGGGGAAAGCGCGGCCGACGTGATCCTGAACGCCAGCCTGCTCGATATCGACCATAGCCGGGGCGCTGTGCAGTCAGTTCGCGTGGCCAGCATGAATGTCCGGACAACCCCGCAAAAGGCGACCGAATTCACCATCAAGGCCGATGTCTTCGTGCTGGCATGCGGCGCCGTCGCCAACGCCCGCCAGCTCCTGCTCTCGAATGCCGGCAACGATCATGACCAGGTCGGGCGCTATTTCATGTGCCACCCGCTTTCGGCCAACGGCGTCGTCCGTATTACGCGACCCTATCTCACCGCGGGCCAGACGAGGCTGATGGAAGGCGACACCCTCTCCGGCGCGCGCCCGGTGAGGTGGCAGGACCAGAATGGAGTGACGGTGACGGGCAGGTTTTCCCCCAGCGCCGACCAGCAACGCGCGCTGGGCATCGGCAGCTGCTGGTTCTGGGCCGGCGGCGGCCAATATTATTTCGAGATGGCCCCGAATCCCGACAGCCGCGTCACGCTCGCCGATTCGCTCGACAAGGTCTTCGGCCAGCGGCAGACCCATATCACATGGCAGCTCAGCCAAAGGGACGAGACGACCTACACCCAGTCGACCCAGTTGTTCAAAACCGCCGTCAACGGCCTGAACGGCGATGTCTATTATCCCTCATGGGAAAGCGTGAAGGGCCAGCTAATCGTCAACGGTCACCATATCGGAACGACGCGCATGTCGGCCGACCCAACCCAGGGCGTGGTCGACGCTAACCTGAAGGTGCACTCACTCGACAATCTCTATGTCGCCGGCTCCTCCGTCTTTCCATCGACCGGAATCTCCAATCCGACCTTCACGATCATCACGCTTTCGATCCGGCTGGCCGAGCACCTGCGCAGCAGGGTAGGCAAGTAG
- a CDS encoding amidohydrolase family protein, whose amino-acid sequence MAASAVLAASPVMAETLYVRAGELIDTEKGLVLTDRLVRIDDGRVTAVTPWAPPPTGAVVTDWSGYTVLPGLIDMHTHLVDTEQSANVAEPLLHSGADIALLGAKHARDTLAAGFTSVRDVGTFRAFGDVSLRNAIDRGLVEGPRMSVAGAYLTVPGGGGEVTGMAPDVEVPAIMRMGVVTGPADMTVKARRLFQNGADFLKLIATGAVLAAGTEPGAPELTEEEMHAAVAEAARNGSYATAHAHGAEGIKLAIRAGVRSIEHASLIDDEGIALAKAKGVWLVMDIYNGDYIDQVGRRDGWSAEILRKNTETTDAQREGFRKAVRAGVKIAYGTDAGVYPHGMNARQFSYMVRFGMTPMQAIQSATTSAAALMGKSVDVGAVSPGHYADMVAVKGDPLADIALLEKIDHVMKGGKLVR is encoded by the coding sequence ATGGCGGCGTCAGCCGTGCTGGCGGCATCGCCGGTCATGGCCGAGACGCTCTATGTCCGTGCCGGAGAGCTGATCGACACCGAGAAGGGGCTGGTCCTTACCGACCGGCTTGTTCGTATCGACGATGGTCGCGTAACAGCCGTGACACCCTGGGCGCCGCCACCGACGGGCGCGGTGGTAACCGACTGGAGCGGCTACACCGTGCTGCCCGGCCTGATCGATATGCACACTCATCTCGTCGACACGGAACAGTCGGCCAATGTCGCCGAACCCCTGTTGCATTCGGGTGCCGATATCGCGCTGCTCGGCGCGAAGCATGCCCGCGATACGCTCGCGGCTGGCTTCACCAGCGTCCGCGACGTCGGCACGTTCCGCGCATTTGGTGACGTTTCGCTGCGCAACGCGATCGACAGAGGGCTGGTCGAAGGGCCGAGAATGAGTGTCGCCGGCGCCTACCTCACTGTTCCCGGTGGCGGTGGTGAAGTCACCGGCATGGCCCCGGATGTCGAGGTCCCGGCGATCATGCGCATGGGTGTGGTCACCGGCCCTGCCGACATGACGGTCAAGGCGCGCCGCCTCTTTCAGAATGGCGCCGATTTCCTGAAGCTGATCGCGACCGGCGCCGTGCTCGCCGCCGGTACCGAGCCCGGTGCGCCCGAACTGACCGAGGAGGAGATGCATGCCGCCGTCGCCGAGGCTGCCCGCAACGGCAGCTACGCGACTGCCCATGCCCATGGTGCTGAGGGCATCAAGCTGGCGATCCGCGCTGGCGTTCGCTCGATCGAACATGCCTCGCTGATCGACGACGAGGGTATCGCGCTGGCGAAAGCAAAGGGCGTCTGGCTGGTGATGGATATCTATAATGGCGACTATATCGACCAGGTCGGCAGGCGCGACGGATGGTCCGCCGAGATCCTGCGCAAGAATACCGAAACGACCGACGCCCAGCGCGAGGGGTTCCGCAAGGCGGTGCGGGCGGGCGTGAAGATCGCCTATGGCACCGATGCGGGGGTCTATCCGCACGGCATGAATGCGCGGCAGTTCAGCTACATGGTCCGTTTCGGCATGACGCCGATGCAGGCAATCCAGTCAGCGACGACCAGCGCCGCGGCGTTGATGGGCAAGTCGGTTGACGTAGGTGCCGTCTCGCCCGGCCACTATGCCGACATGGTCGCCGTGAAGGGCGATCCGCTCGCTGATATCGCGCTTCTCGAAAAGATCGATCATGTCATGAAGGGCGGCAAGCTGGTCAGATAA
- a CDS encoding metalloregulator ArsR/SmtB family transcription factor has product MLEAVAITTVMRTLADPTRRGIFERVVNAKEITVADLTKGSGVTQGAISQHLKSLKQAGLVAERPEGRNVYYSARPDGLAPLVDWMDHYGVFWRDRFADLRSLLKEIDP; this is encoded by the coding sequence ATGCTCGAAGCCGTCGCCATCACCACCGTCATGCGCACGCTGGCCGATCCGACGCGGCGCGGCATCTTCGAACGTGTCGTCAATGCAAAAGAGATCACCGTCGCCGACCTGACCAAAGGCAGTGGCGTCACTCAGGGTGCCATTTCCCAGCATCTAAAGTCGCTCAAGCAAGCCGGCCTCGTCGCCGAGCGTCCCGAGGGGCGCAACGTCTATTACAGCGCCCGGCCCGATGGCCTTGCCCCACTGGTCGACTGGATGGACCATTATGGTGTCTTCTGGCGCGACCGCTTCGCTGATCTCCGCTCCCTCCTGAAGGAAATCGATCCATGA
- a CDS encoding SRPBCC domain-containing protein, with translation MNQAMPKAPESRAETYDIVIDEVFPHAPETIWKTLTDGSAMGRWLMVPTGFEPVEGTRFTFRTTPAGEWDGVINCQVLEVVENQRLAFAWKGGHEGNAGYGSPLDTIVTWTLTPAGDGTRVHMVHSGFELPKNERAFSTMSQGWKKVVPTMAQLAGDADS, from the coding sequence ATGAATCAGGCTATGCCGAAGGCGCCGGAATCCCGGGCCGAAACCTATGATATCGTCATCGACGAGGTCTTTCCCCATGCGCCGGAGACGATCTGGAAAACACTGACTGACGGCTCCGCCATGGGCCGCTGGCTGATGGTGCCGACCGGGTTCGAGCCGGTGGAGGGCACCCGCTTCACCTTCCGGACCACCCCTGCTGGTGAATGGGACGGCGTCATCAATTGTCAGGTGCTCGAGGTCGTGGAAAATCAACGCCTCGCCTTCGCCTGGAAGGGCGGGCACGAGGGCAATGCGGGCTATGGCTCGCCACTCGACACGATCGTCACCTGGACGCTCACCCCGGCTGGGGACGGCACCCGCGTCCACATGGTTCACTCGGGCTTCGAGCTACCGAAGAACGAGCGCGCCTTCTCCACGATGAGCCAGGGTTGGAAGAAGGTGGTGCCGACGATGGCTCAGCTCGCCGGTGACGCGGACTCGTGA
- a CDS encoding FAD-binding oxidoreductase, with product MAIDDNTLTSDPVPSGSVDIAIVGAGVMGAMLGERLSGEGRRVLLLDRRPPAHGSTAASTALVMWAADVPLTRLAGTIGMAEAARRWRRVFAAVERLAAHIDDAEIECGRIDRPELYLAGTLLDEQALRAEAEARRAAGLPSDYLDAATVAARFDIAPRAALLSAGSYEVDPVRLALGLLARARARGATACFPFDVARIEQTGCGSVLHGTDGQRIEAETVILAPGYERAVWFLPAAFTVGSSYAIATPPGRAPLWRENAMIWEASSPYLYTRATADGRVIAGGEDEDFDDARQRDALIQAKRGRISVKLAAMIAAEDITVDCAWAAAFGSSPDGLPAIGRARSHDNLWLASGFGGNGVSFAALGTELIAAELAGAADQDAECFDPYRFG from the coding sequence GTGGCGATCGACGATAACACCCTCACTTCCGACCCCGTTCCTTCGGGCAGCGTCGACATCGCTATTGTCGGCGCGGGTGTCATGGGAGCGATGCTGGGAGAGCGATTGTCAGGCGAAGGCCGTCGCGTGCTGCTCCTCGACCGCCGACCGCCCGCCCATGGCAGCACGGCCGCGTCCACAGCGCTGGTGATGTGGGCAGCCGATGTCCCCCTGACCCGGTTGGCCGGGACGATCGGCATGGCGGAAGCCGCACGACGCTGGCGGCGCGTGTTCGCGGCGGTGGAGAGACTGGCAGCACATATAGACGATGCAGAGATCGAATGCGGGCGGATCGACCGACCCGAATTATATCTGGCTGGAACGTTGCTCGATGAGCAGGCACTCCGGGCAGAAGCTGAGGCGCGGCGGGCTGCGGGCTTGCCATCCGACTATCTCGATGCCGCGACGGTGGCCGCGCGGTTCGATATCGCGCCCCGCGCCGCGCTGCTCTCGGCCGGAAGCTATGAGGTCGATCCGGTTCGGCTAGCGCTCGGCCTGCTCGCCAGGGCGCGAGCGCGTGGCGCCACGGCCTGTTTTCCATTCGACGTGGCGCGCATCGAGCAAACAGGCTGTGGATCAGTGTTGCACGGCACCGATGGGCAACGGATCGAGGCGGAAACCGTGATCCTCGCACCGGGATACGAGCGCGCCGTCTGGTTCCTGCCCGCCGCCTTCACCGTCGGATCGAGCTATGCGATCGCGACGCCGCCCGGGCGCGCACCGCTATGGCGGGAGAATGCGATGATCTGGGAAGCATCCTCGCCCTATCTCTATACACGGGCCACCGCGGACGGCCGGGTGATCGCCGGTGGCGAGGATGAGGATTTCGACGACGCCCGGCAACGCGATGCCCTGATCCAAGCCAAGCGCGGTAGGATCAGCGTAAAGCTGGCGGCGATGATCGCGGCCGAGGACATTACGGTGGACTGCGCATGGGCGGCAGCATTCGGATCATCGCCTGACGGGCTGCCGGCAATCGGGCGGGCGCGGAGCCATGACAATCTGTGGCTGGCGAGCGGGTTCGGTGGAAACGGCGTGAGCTTTGCCGCGCTGGGAACCGAGCTGATCGCGGCGGAGCTTGCCGGAGCGGCTGATCAGGATGCGGAATGCTTCGATCCGTATCGGTTCGGCTAA
- a CDS encoding peptidase S10 has product MTNKPLALVLAAGVILAPAASAAQDSPARDKSAATSNADKMKNEAEAAWANAPVAETETTHRDAVTIEGRRYAYTASAGTLTIRDIEGKPTASMFYTAYTLDGVKPGTKRPVTFLYNGGPGSPSFWLRMGSFAPIRLRTTNPEFIRPAPYDVGPNPDSLLDKTDLVFLDAIGTGYSRPLGDMKPAQFYGVDEDVDAFAKGIIRYVTKYGRWMSPKFLLGESYGTLRSGALAYQLQDRGMALNGVVLLSSIMNYGYRQPGLDQVYLNYLPSYAATAWYHNRLQNRPADVATIVARARAFATGPYMSALAKGQSISDAERDQVADQMSQLIGLSPEFIKRANLRIDLARFQKELLRGEARTVGRFDSRYTGIDTDAAGERPETDASSDAISGAYIASFHDYLSTTLGYKTDLPYRLSARDAAGFTWNWKHEGPGRGQGQNNPNTAVDLGAAMRSNPYLKVLSMNGYYDMATPFFGTENDLGHMMLERSQQANLQFTYYPAGHMTYLNPAALRQMKIDLSRWYDEAVSDARSATPPVPPTNSAAETSPVAN; this is encoded by the coding sequence GTGACCAATAAGCCTCTCGCGCTTGTTCTTGCCGCCGGCGTCATCCTCGCTCCTGCCGCGAGCGCAGCGCAGGACAGTCCCGCGCGCGACAAGAGTGCAGCCACATCCAATGCCGACAAGATGAAGAACGAGGCGGAGGCAGCCTGGGCCAACGCGCCCGTCGCCGAAACAGAGACGACTCATCGCGATGCCGTCACCATCGAGGGGCGTCGCTACGCTTATACCGCTTCGGCCGGCACGCTGACGATCCGCGATATCGAGGGGAAGCCGACCGCCTCGATGTTCTACACCGCCTATACGCTCGATGGGGTGAAGCCGGGGACGAAACGACCGGTCACCTTCCTCTACAATGGTGGGCCGGGCAGCCCATCCTTCTGGCTTCGCATGGGGTCGTTCGCGCCGATCCGTCTTCGTACGACCAATCCCGAATTCATCCGGCCTGCGCCCTATGATGTCGGCCCCAATCCGGATTCGCTGCTCGACAAGACCGATCTCGTCTTTCTCGATGCGATCGGTACCGGTTATTCGCGCCCGCTGGGTGATATGAAGCCTGCCCAGTTCTACGGTGTCGACGAGGACGTCGATGCCTTCGCCAAGGGGATCATCCGGTACGTCACCAAATATGGCCGCTGGATGAGCCCGAAATTCCTGCTTGGCGAAAGCTATGGGACCTTGCGCTCGGGCGCGCTCGCTTATCAGTTGCAGGATCGCGGCATGGCGTTGAACGGCGTCGTGCTGCTGTCGTCGATCATGAACTATGGCTATCGCCAGCCGGGGCTCGACCAGGTCTATCTCAACTACCTGCCCAGCTATGCAGCGACCGCCTGGTATCATAACCGGCTGCAGAACCGGCCTGCCGACGTCGCCACGATCGTTGCACGGGCGCGGGCCTTTGCCACGGGACCCTATATGTCCGCGCTTGCCAAGGGGCAGTCGATTTCGGACGCAGAGCGCGATCAGGTCGCCGATCAGATGAGCCAGTTGATCGGCCTGTCTCCCGAATTCATCAAGCGCGCGAACCTCCGGATCGACCTGGCTCGGTTCCAGAAGGAATTGCTGCGCGGGGAGGCGCGGACGGTTGGCCGGTTCGACTCGCGTTACACCGGCATCGATACCGACGCGGCGGGCGAGCGGCCGGAGACTGACGCATCGTCCGACGCGATCTCGGGTGCGTACATCGCCTCATTCCACGATTATCTCTCGACCACGCTCGGCTACAAGACCGACTTGCCCTATCGCCTCTCCGCGCGCGATGCGGCTGGTTTCACCTGGAACTGGAAGCATGAGGGGCCCGGCCGTGGCCAGGGCCAGAACAACCCCAACACCGCCGTCGACCTGGGTGCTGCGATGCGGAGCAACCCGTACCTCAAGGTGCTGTCGATGAACGGCTATTACGACATGGCGACGCCATTCTTCGGGACCGAAAACGACCTGGGGCACATGATGCTTGAAAGGTCGCAGCAGGCGAACCTGCAATTCACTTATTATCCCGCCGGTCACATGACCTATCTGAACCCGGCTGCGTTGCGCCAGATGAAGATCGATCTGTCGCGCTGGTACGACGAGGCGGTCAGCGACGCCCGCTCCGCAACGCCGCCCGTTCCGCCAACGAACAGCGCGGCGGAAACGAGCCCGGTGGCGAATTGA
- a CDS encoding GNAT family acetyltransferase: MSERLELTLREAISTDAPAIIALWQACGLTRPWNDPQADFAQAVAGPTSTILVVEQERVLAGSVMVGFDGHRGWVYYVAVAPDHRRNGLGRTLMDSAEVWLRARGAPKIQLMVRDDNHAALGFYEALGLERQKVVTLGKFLKD; the protein is encoded by the coding sequence ATGTCGGAACGCCTCGAACTCACCCTGCGCGAAGCGATCTCCACGGACGCGCCCGCGATCATCGCGCTTTGGCAAGCCTGTGGCCTTACCCGCCCATGGAACGACCCACAGGCGGATTTCGCCCAGGCGGTCGCCGGCCCGACCTCGACGATCCTGGTGGTGGAGCAGGAACGGGTGCTTGCCGGCTCGGTCATGGTCGGTTTCGACGGACATCGTGGCTGGGTCTATTATGTGGCGGTGGCGCCCGATCATCGTCGGAACGGCCTAGGGCGCACGTTGATGGATTCGGCGGAGGTCTGGCTCCGCGCTCGGGGCGCTCCCAAGATCCAGCTCATGGTGCGCGACGACAATCACGCCGCGCTCGGTTTCTACGAAGCACTCGGGCTCGAACGGCAAAAGGTCGTGACGCTCGGCAAATTCCTGAAGGATTGA
- a CDS encoding ArsC family reductase, producing MAATLYGIKNCDTMKKAWTWLDAHGVAYDFHDYKKAGIDEATVRRWAGQVGWEVLLNRAGTTFRALSDADKADIGEDKAIALMLANPSMIKRPVLDTGSKLLVGFKPDTYDMAGLG from the coding sequence ATGGCGGCGACGCTCTACGGCATCAAGAATTGCGACACGATGAAGAAGGCCTGGACCTGGCTCGACGCGCATGGTGTCGCTTATGATTTTCACGACTATAAAAAAGCAGGGATCGACGAGGCGACCGTGCGCCGCTGGGCAGGGCAGGTGGGCTGGGAAGTGCTGCTCAACCGCGCCGGGACCACTTTCCGCGCGCTCTCCGACGCCGACAAGGCGGATATCGGGGAAGACAAGGCGATCGCGCTGATGTTGGCCAACCCGTCGATGATCAAGCGCCCGGTGCTTGATACCGGCAGCAAGCTGCTGGTCGGGTTCAAGCCGGACACCTATGATATGGCAGGGCTTGGATAG
- a CDS encoding DUF427 domain-containing protein, producing MPTARWNGAVIAESDDTVVVEGNHYFPPESVNEALLEASASRTRCPWKGEASYKSIVVDGKRNPDAVWFYPDPLPAAAEIRGRFAFWKGVTVE from the coding sequence ATGCCGACCGCGCGCTGGAACGGGGCGGTCATCGCCGAATCCGATGATACGGTGGTGGTCGAGGGCAATCACTATTTCCCGCCAGAAAGCGTCAATGAAGCGCTGCTCGAGGCAAGCGCATCGCGTACTCGTTGCCCATGGAAGGGAGAGGCGAGCTACAAGTCGATCGTCGTCGATGGAAAGCGCAATCCGGACGCGGTCTGGTTCTATCCCGATCCCTTGCCCGCTGCGGCCGAGATCAGGGGGCGGTTCGCGTTCTGGAAGGGCGTGACGGTCGAATAG
- a CDS encoding helix-turn-helix transcriptional regulator: MASTPIANQIRTLRFMAGEMTQADLGARIGMTRQTIAAIEAGKYSPSLEAAFRIARVFGKPLDEVFQWEE, from the coding sequence ATGGCTAGCACCCCGATCGCCAACCAGATCCGCACCCTGCGCTTCATGGCGGGGGAGATGACCCAGGCCGATCTCGGCGCGCGCATCGGGATGACGCGGCAAACGATCGCCGCGATCGAAGCCGGGAAATACTCCCCGTCGCTCGAGGCAGCGTTCCGTATCGCCCGGGTGTTCGGCAAGCCGCTCGACGAGGTGTTCCAGTGGGAGGAGTGA